The window tttccaTGATACTCTTTTGGCTGAGTCTATGAAGAAAGTAAGATGTAATTATTTCTGTAATAGATAACAAGTCCTGAATGGCAAGGTTTCATCCGAGACATCACAAAGTATATTAGTGGCAGACCTGGAGCTCCAACCCACATACATCATCTGACTATAGTAGAAAGTTAAGAGCAGCAGTTTTCAGCTGGAGAGATTTTGCCTTATTTCTCCAGGGTACATTTGGaaatgtctggagatatttttggttgtcacaaatgGGGGCGGGAGGTGGTGTTACAGGCATCTAACTGGTAGAGGCCAGGAATGCTACTAAACACCCTGGAGTGCACAGGATagcttcaacaaaatattttccagtccaacatgtcaatgattccatcattaagaaactgttttaaaataacaaattacaTTGTTAGGTATGTGACTGGCCATTGTGCTGCACACCTGTACCCAATGAGGAATAATATTGAAGGTGCACTGTGGTTGAAAGAAAAATTGCTTTGCAGTTTGTCATTTGTACCCAAGCTTCACTTCTTCCTTCCCTGGGGTCAGACTTGCATGACAGTCTGACAGCTTTCCAAGCCTCTCCCAGATTCCTCTTTTCTTTCACAGGCATTTTCCCTAATAAATTTCTTGTACCCTTAAccgaaaataaaataaagcaattgaAATTGGATTTAAATCCTGCTCTGCACCTTactttgtgaccttgggaaagtggCATTTTTTTAAGAGTCtactttctcatctgaaaaaaaaaaaaaaaaagaaaccaccacCACTATAAACAAACCACAACAAACCAAAGCCCACTTTTAGGGTGGTTGTTAGAGACCAACTCAAAAGCACTGAACAGAAAGCATTGAACATACGTTGGGGcccaacaaacaaaatacagagcCCAGCCCACGAAGTTCAATtataaacaagagaaaaacagaatgcCAGAAAGATAATGtcactgaaatttttaaaaaggaaaaaaaagctttttatcaGGTTTtatagggggaaaaaagcaaaagagaTGGAGAGATGCACAAAAGAATTAAACAGCATGGAATATGTACTAAGAGGATAAGGGAAGAGATGATAATACTAAAGATAGAAAGCAGTGGGAGAGCTGTATAGGTGAGAATGATTCCAGCAGTGACTTGGAGATAAATTTGAGAGATAATTAGGAGAAATTGGAAGAACTTGTTGAGCAATTACAAAGGGTCATGAAAGGACTCCAGAATGAATatgagatttgacttgggtgTTGGTGATGACACTCAActagagaaagaaatcaaagggcaGGGAAATCAACAAATCAAGAATGTGGTGTAGAGGTGGAATGATCATTTGGAGACAAGAGGAGACTGATCTCTTCCCTCCAAACTCGGTAAAGAGGGTAACTTGGACATGGATTAAGTAGGTCCGGAGGGATGAGGATGCATGAGTTTGAGAGTTTATATTGTAGAACCTCACTTTTTACTATCACATTGTAGGAAAGTTCAGCTACTGGTACGGGACACAGAACATGAGAGGCAGTAGGGGCAAGGAATAACCTTTAAAGATTGGGGATGGACACTGACAAATTAGAGCAAATGAGTAGAGACAGCAACTTCAAGAAGCTGGCATGTCAGGGATATCTCAAGGTACCAAAGTAATTTTGAGATTTATATCCAATTCTTTCTAGATCAGCAACAGAATCCATTCATCCTTAGAAGCAACAAACTAAAAGTGTGTGAAAGTGCGGTAAGGTGTGTGGGATGACCAACCAAATTCCCAATTAAACAGGCATGGGATCAGTTGTATCTGTGGACAAGTTGTATCATCCCCTTGTATGAAAGTAAACATATCTTAAGGAATTCTTGAAGAGCTTTCAACATCGAGTTGTAATAATGTGGAAATTTGAGTTTCTCTCCCATAATCCCATGATCAAGTAAGACagtagaaataaatgattaaTGGAAATGAATCATGatgcaaattcttttcttttgcagaaTCTTGCCTTCTTTTGAGACTAAGCCATGAGCTGGATGTTCCTCAGCGACCTAAATGGAGTAAATAAATACTCAACTGGGATTGGGCGAATTTGGCTGGCTGTTGTATTCATCTTCCGTTTGCTGGTCTACATGGTGGCAGCAGAGCATGTGTGGAAAGACGAGCAGAAAGAGTTTGAGTGCAACATTAGACAGACTGGTTGTGAAAATGTGTGTTTTGACTACTTCTTCCCCATCTCCCAGGTCAGGCTTTGGGCCTTACAACTGATTATGGTGTCCACGCCTTCACTTCTGGTGGTTCTACATGTAGCCTATCGTGAGGGTAGAGAGAAAAGGTACAGAAAGAAACTATATGTTAGCCTAGGTACGATGGATGGGGGCCTGTGGTATACTTACCTTATCAGCCTCATTGTTAAAATTGGTTTTGAAATTGGCTTCCTGgttttattttacaaactgtATGATGGTTTTAGTGTTTCTTACCTTATGAAGTGTGATTTGAAGCCTTGTCCTAACACTGTGGACTGCTTCATGTCCAAACCCACTGAAAAAACTATCTTCATCCTCTTCATGGTGACTACTTCATGCCTGTGCATTGTGTTGAATTTCACTGAATTGAGCCTTTTGGTTTTCAAGTGTCTTATTAAGTGCTATTTCCAAAAACACTCAAGTCCTCAGTGTGTGAACAGCCCGACCTCAGATATACTGAATGTGGTGAGATAGGAACTTCTCTGCTACTCCAGAAACACCCTTCAGCTTCCACCATAAACACACCCCAGTGAAGTGAAACAAACCTACTTTGTGTCACAcaggaaggttaaaaaaaaacctgcatcCCTCTTAAGCAAGATCAAAGCTGGGTTGGAAAACAAAGGGTGTCAGCCTTAATATAATTTGggaggaattaaaatttttttcagtatatGCTCAGCCATGTATACAAAACAGAGGTCTATTGCTTTTGTTGTAGCGCTCATGTGGGTACATGAATTGTGTTTGAATAGTTCATTGCAAATTAGTCTGAAGAAATGTAACAACATTCTTCTAAGTGCTTAGATCTGTCAAGTGGAAAACATAAAAAGTGATACTTTTGACAAATGTGATGGCCCCTAGGCTGCAGTTGATGCACTGGCAACCTTTCCAaggccgcagccaaggctctctTCACTCAGCCCTCCCCGATCCTTATAGAGAAATATCATGTTGAGGGTGGCGTAACAGCTAACCAGGGGCACACAGAACTGTATTCAATGAGAAGGCCCAGCCTGGGGACAAGACCAGAGCCCACAGCTCTCTGCAGTTTAGGTGTC is drawn from Saccopteryx leptura isolate mSacLep1 chromosome 1, mSacLep1_pri_phased_curated, whole genome shotgun sequence and contains these coding sequences:
- the GJB7 gene encoding gap junction beta-7 protein → MSWMFLSDLNGVNKYSTGIGRIWLAVVFIFRLLVYMVAAEHVWKDEQKEFECNIRQTGCENVCFDYFFPISQVRLWALQLIMVSTPSLLVVLHVAYREGREKRYRKKLYVSLGTMDGGLWYTYLISLIVKIGFEIGFLVLFYKLYDGFSVSYLMKCDLKPCPNTVDCFMSKPTEKTIFILFMVTTSCLCIVLNFTELSLLVFKCLIKCYFQKHSSPQCVNSPTSDILNVVR